The following proteins are co-located in the candidate division WOR-3 bacterium genome:
- a CDS encoding DOMON domain-containing protein, translated as MRVFKKIAFLILMVAYTLAAEGTIPWTADGSIKDGEYTNTLNLVKERLVLHYKIDSTYIYLGIEARNSGWSAIGLDPEKGMKNADIFLIFIENGSLKVLDSYSTGIYGPHKSDSKLGGEDNILDVKGRINSTGYVVEFKRLLDTKDRFDRPVVRGKEMTLIYAMAKSHNIKKKHDLIRGTIKLKFED; from the coding sequence ATGAGAGTTTTTAAAAAAATTGCTTTTTTAATTTTGATGGTTGCTTACACCCTGGCTGCTGAAGGCACCATACCCTGGACAGCAGATGGATCAATTAAAGATGGGGAATACACTAACACGCTAAATCTTGTAAAAGAAAGGTTGGTTCTCCACTACAAGATCGATTCCACCTATATCTACCTTGGGATTGAGGCGAGGAATTCCGGCTGGTCTGCCATAGGCCTTGATCCTGAGAAGGGCATGAAGAATGCAGATATTTTCTTGATTTTCATCGAAAATGGATCTCTTAAAGTTTTGGATTCATATTCCACCGGGATTTATGGACCTCATAAAAGTGACTCGAAACTCGGTGGCGAAGACAATATTCTCGATGTTAAAGGTAGGATTAATTCTACGGGGTATGTGGTTGAGTTCAAGAGGTTATTAGATACTAAGGACAGATTTGATAGGCCTGTGGTGAGGGGAAAAGAAATGACATTGATTTATGCCATGGCGAAATCCCATAATATAAAAAAGAAACACGATTTAATAAGGGGTACGATTAAACTAAAGTTTGAGGATTAA
- a CDS encoding nitrilase-related carbon-nitrogen hydrolase — translation MDKILKAGVAQISSRLGDIEFNKRQVIKGLHLGKEKKADIVVFPELSLIGFGSGDIYLDKVEENLEALKEIIEETKKLNIWAIVGYVDKDERGFFYNTAALIGAGEIKGKFAKTQLTNYRLFDEKRYFKPGSTLPVFPTPFGKIGILICEDVWFPEASRALTFRGAEVIFVLSASPFDRGKIEIWDDFLKVRALDNIIPLVFVNMSGIQDGVTYWGGSAYYSASGKLIKRLKLLVDDFEVIPVDLEEPKRLRRRDIRVREVRREILEEILRAYEEMSKWI, via the coding sequence ATGGATAAAATACTTAAAGCTGGCGTCGCGCAAATATCTTCAAGGCTTGGGGACATAGAGTTTAACAAAAGGCAAGTTATCAAAGGTTTACACCTCGGAAAAGAGAAGAAAGCCGATATCGTTGTCTTTCCCGAACTTTCTTTAATAGGCTTTGGCTCCGGTGATATTTACCTTGACAAGGTGGAAGAAAACCTGGAGGCCCTTAAAGAAATCATCGAGGAAACAAAAAAGCTAAATATATGGGCAATCGTAGGATATGTAGATAAAGATGAAAGAGGATTCTTTTATAATACCGCGGCTCTCATAGGAGCAGGAGAAATAAAGGGTAAATTTGCAAAAACTCAGCTTACAAACTACAGACTCTTTGATGAAAAACGTTATTTTAAACCTGGTTCCACCCTTCCCGTATTTCCGACTCCCTTTGGGAAAATAGGAATTCTTATATGTGAAGACGTTTGGTTCCCCGAGGCTTCAAGGGCTTTGACTTTTAGAGGCGCAGAAGTAATTTTTGTCCTTTCTGCATCCCCCTTTGACAGAGGCAAAATTGAAATATGGGATGACTTTCTAAAAGTTAGGGCCTTGGATAATATCATCCCCTTAGTCTTCGTAAACATGAGTGGCATTCAAGATGGCGTAACCTACTGGGGAGGTAGTGCTTACTACTCTGCTTCTGGAAAGCTCATAAAAAGGCTTAAGCTCCTTGTTGATGATTTCGAGGTAATACCTGTTGATCTGGAAGAGCCCAAGAGGCTTCGAAGAAGAGATATAAGAGTTAGGGAGGTAAGGAGAGAAATCCTTGAGGAGATCTTGAGAGCTTACGAGGAGATGTCTAAATGGATATAA
- a CDS encoding NAD+ synthase — MDINIEIYLKEEELKLFKDIIVNSIRARFESLKASIGIVALSGGVDSSLVAALSKEALGDKLLCLIMPEENVSPKEDIEHALELVKKFNINYRIIDINGAVDWFKKRFEEIDLENKNEKLAVANVKPRVRMILNYLYANALNGIVIGTSNKTELLLGYGTKYGDIAVDFYPIGDLYKTQVWQLADFVGIPTEIVRKKPSAGLWVGQTDEEELGHTYYEIDRVLYCLVELELSVRETSKILNIPEEAINDIYRRVIASEHKRKIPIITRLSRMCLDKDWKYPVDRH; from the coding sequence ATGGATATAAACATTGAGATTTACCTAAAAGAAGAGGAACTCAAACTCTTCAAGGATATTATTGTAAATTCCATAAGGGCCAGATTTGAAAGTTTGAAAGCATCCATTGGTATAGTTGCCCTTTCAGGCGGCGTTGACTCCTCTCTCGTAGCAGCGTTGAGTAAAGAAGCCCTCGGTGATAAACTACTGTGTCTTATAATGCCCGAAGAAAATGTCTCCCCAAAGGAGGACATTGAGCACGCTTTAGAACTTGTTAAAAAGTTCAATATCAACTACAGAATTATCGACATCAACGGTGCCGTAGACTGGTTTAAAAAGCGGTTCGAAGAAATTGATTTGGAAAACAAAAACGAGAAACTGGCCGTTGCCAATGTAAAACCAAGAGTAAGGATGATTTTAAACTACCTTTATGCCAATGCATTAAACGGTATAGTAATAGGTACATCCAATAAGACGGAATTACTCCTGGGTTATGGGACTAAATACGGTGACATCGCGGTAGATTTCTATCCCATCGGTGACCTTTACAAAACCCAAGTTTGGCAACTGGCAGACTTCGTAGGGATACCAACAGAGATAGTGAGGAAAAAGCCATCCGCAGGTCTCTGGGTTGGTCAGACAGACGAAGAAGAATTGGGCCATACTTACTACGAAATCGACAGAGTCCTTTATTGTCTTGTAGAGCTCGAGCTCTCCGTTAGGGAAACCAGCAAAATCTTGAACATTCCCGAAGAAGCAATAAATGACATATATCGCAGGGTCATCGCCTCAGAACATAAGAGAAAGATACCTATTATTACCAGACTTTCCCGTATGTGCCTCGACAAGGACTGGAAATACCCAGTAGACAGGCACTAA
- a CDS encoding AAA family ATPase: MDKFTEGAQEALMRAQEALVKFKHNQLDVEHIFYGLLEEEGGVVWEIFEKLDVHPLLVKEKLKEALLKIPQTEWSGSRPVQIYITPRAQEVLQQAFEEAEKLKDEYVAQEHLLLAIENSGGGPSARILKEFGVDREKIYKALYEIRGGQRVTEPTAESKYNALAKYTVDITKLAEQGKLDPVIGREAEIERVIQIILRKTKNNPVLIGEPGVGKTAIVYGLAQRIVQKKVPDFLKDKRILMLDMGALLAGSKFRGEFEERLKAVIDEVKRQKDKYILFIDELHTIVGAGAAEGAIDAANLLKPGLASGELRVIGATTLDEYRERIEKDGALERRFQQVYVKEPSVEETIEILKGLRERFEEHHKVKILDSAIVAAAKLSDRYIQGRKLPDKAIDLLDEACSMLRIKLSEMPEDLKSLESKIKSLRDQINLLGQFGKVTEIDRIKEELSKLESEYEERKKRWLEERGIDDAVDDNDIAIVVSKWTGIPALRLLEDEAKRLLYLEDELRKRVKGQDYAIKVVAQAIRRSRAGLGPRNRPIGVFMFLGPTGVGKTHLARQLAWLLFNDEDALLRIDMSEYMEKHTVSRLIGAPPGYIGFEKGGQLTEAVRRRPYQVILFDEIEKAHPDVFNIMLQIFDAGRLTDAQGHVVDFKNTLIIMTSNIQYQFRDAPQIGFIKSDDEIKHYHQNQVNKIMPELLKYFKIEFLNRIDEFVFFNPLGPQEVREIVELQLSEVKESLAENNIEIEWTKNLVDFLAETGYNPELGARPLRRTIQMYVENPLADRILAGEIKPADKVLIDYDNEVKFVKK; encoded by the coding sequence ATGGATAAGTTTACTGAAGGTGCTCAAGAAGCCTTGATGAGGGCTCAGGAAGCGTTGGTTAAGTTTAAACACAATCAATTGGACGTAGAACATATTTTTTATGGACTTCTCGAAGAGGAAGGCGGGGTCGTCTGGGAGATCTTTGAGAAATTGGATGTTCATCCTCTCCTTGTGAAAGAGAAGTTAAAAGAAGCGCTTTTAAAGATACCACAAACAGAGTGGAGCGGATCCCGACCAGTTCAGATATACATTACACCAAGGGCTCAGGAGGTATTGCAACAGGCCTTCGAAGAGGCTGAGAAGCTGAAAGATGAGTATGTTGCTCAGGAGCATTTGCTATTGGCCATTGAAAATTCTGGTGGCGGCCCTTCTGCAAGGATTTTGAAGGAGTTTGGGGTTGATAGGGAGAAGATCTATAAGGCCCTTTATGAGATCAGGGGAGGACAACGGGTTACTGAACCTACAGCGGAAAGTAAGTATAACGCCCTTGCTAAATACACTGTTGATATTACTAAACTTGCCGAGCAGGGTAAACTTGACCCTGTTATTGGAAGGGAAGCAGAAATAGAGAGGGTAATTCAAATTATTTTAAGGAAAACTAAGAACAACCCGGTTTTGATTGGAGAGCCCGGTGTTGGAAAAACAGCCATCGTTTATGGACTCGCGCAGAGGATTGTACAGAAAAAAGTTCCCGACTTTCTCAAGGATAAAAGGATTTTGATGCTGGATATGGGAGCGCTTCTTGCAGGTTCGAAGTTCAGGGGTGAATTTGAGGAAAGATTGAAGGCAGTGATTGATGAAGTAAAAAGGCAAAAAGACAAGTACATACTTTTTATAGATGAATTGCATACTATTGTTGGTGCTGGTGCAGCAGAGGGTGCTATAGATGCGGCAAATCTTTTGAAGCCGGGCCTTGCCTCCGGTGAACTCAGGGTAATCGGCGCTACAACCCTCGACGAATATCGGGAAAGGATTGAGAAGGACGGTGCCCTTGAGAGAAGATTCCAGCAGGTATATGTTAAAGAGCCGAGTGTTGAAGAAACTATTGAAATATTGAAGGGTTTAAGGGAGAGATTTGAAGAACACCACAAAGTTAAGATTCTCGATTCTGCGATTGTGGCTGCGGCAAAGCTTTCTGATCGATACATACAGGGGAGGAAGTTGCCTGATAAGGCTATAGATTTGTTAGACGAAGCCTGTTCCATGTTGAGAATAAAACTTTCCGAAATGCCTGAAGACCTCAAGAGTTTGGAGAGCAAGATTAAGTCATTAAGGGACCAAATAAATTTGCTTGGCCAGTTTGGAAAAGTTACTGAAATAGATCGGATAAAAGAGGAGCTCTCTAAACTGGAGAGCGAATATGAAGAACGCAAAAAGAGATGGCTTGAAGAGCGAGGGATTGACGATGCTGTTGATGACAATGATATAGCCATAGTAGTCTCGAAATGGACGGGCATTCCGGCATTAAGATTACTGGAGGACGAAGCCAAAAGGCTTCTTTACTTGGAGGATGAACTCAGGAAAAGAGTTAAAGGGCAGGACTACGCAATTAAAGTCGTGGCTCAGGCAATCAGGCGCTCTCGAGCTGGTTTGGGGCCACGGAACAGACCAATAGGGGTCTTTATGTTCTTAGGACCCACGGGTGTGGGTAAAACCCATCTGGCAAGGCAACTGGCCTGGCTCCTCTTTAATGACGAGGATGCGCTTTTAAGAATAGATATGTCTGAATATATGGAAAAGCACACTGTTTCGAGGTTGATCGGTGCGCCTCCGGGTTACATTGGATTTGAAAAAGGTGGACAATTGACGGAGGCGGTAAGAAGGCGTCCCTATCAGGTGATCCTGTTTGATGAAATTGAAAAGGCACACCCTGATGTGTTTAATATAATGCTCCAGATTTTTGATGCTGGAAGGCTAACGGATGCCCAGGGCCACGTGGTAGACTTTAAAAACACACTTATAATTATGACTTCCAATATTCAGTATCAATTTAGGGATGCCCCGCAAATCGGGTTTATCAAGAGCGATGACGAAATAAAACATTATCACCAGAACCAGGTTAACAAGATAATGCCTGAACTTCTGAAATATTTTAAGATTGAGTTTTTGAACAGGATTGACGAGTTTGTATTTTTTAACCCCCTTGGTCCTCAGGAAGTTAGGGAGATTGTTGAACTCCAGCTTAGTGAGGTTAAGGAGAGCCTGGCAGAGAATAATATCGAAATCGAATGGACTAAAAATCTCGTTGATTTCCTGGCTGAGACGGGTTATAACCCAGAACTTGGTGCAAGGCCTTTAAGGAGAACAATTCAGATGTATGTTGAAAACCCTCTCGCTGATCGGATTCTTGCGGGTGAGATCAAACCTGCGGATAAAGTGTTAATCGACTACGATAATGAGGTTAAGTTTGTGAAGAAATAG
- the mtgA gene encoding monofunctional biosynthetic peptidoglycan transglycosylase — protein MKILRFIILITLAILLFVVVIYPFTFNVSQYRTKNPEMTAMMKFRIKQWEKQGKKITIRYRFVPLSQISPYLIKAVLIAEDDKFYHHEGFDLEGLKKALEKDLKNKKFKYGGSTISQQLAKNLFLSPRKSLIRKLQEAVLTIRIEKLLTKKRILELYLNVAEWGPGIFGAEAAANYYFGKSAKDLSPWESALLAAVLPRPLKYSPSNPSPYVQRRASKILYIMKRRGIISEEYTEVEKETQDITESAQQDSIIKADSSVNLEQLNPVDSLKQEAN, from the coding sequence ATGAAAATCCTTCGGTTTATTATTTTGATCACCCTTGCAATTTTACTCTTTGTTGTTGTGATATACCCTTTTACCTTCAACGTTTCACAATACCGGACAAAAAACCCGGAAATGACTGCAATGATGAAATTCAGAATCAAGCAATGGGAAAAACAGGGCAAAAAAATTACAATAAGATACAGGTTTGTTCCCTTGAGTCAGATTTCTCCCTATCTGATAAAAGCGGTTCTAATAGCAGAAGATGACAAATTTTATCATCATGAAGGATTTGACCTTGAGGGTCTTAAGAAGGCACTGGAAAAAGACCTGAAAAATAAAAAGTTTAAATATGGAGGGAGCACAATTAGCCAGCAGTTGGCGAAAAATCTATTCTTATCACCGAGAAAAAGTTTAATACGGAAACTCCAGGAAGCCGTGCTCACCATAAGGATAGAAAAACTATTAACTAAGAAAAGAATACTCGAACTCTATCTAAATGTTGCAGAATGGGGGCCAGGAATCTTCGGGGCCGAAGCAGCTGCAAACTACTATTTTGGAAAATCGGCAAAGGATCTATCGCCCTGGGAATCAGCGCTTCTTGCAGCAGTTTTGCCACGGCCTTTAAAATACAGTCCATCAAACCCCTCCCCCTATGTTCAGAGAAGAGCCAGCAAAATCCTATACATAATGAAAAGAAGGGGCATAATTTCCGAAGAATACACAGAAGTAGAGAAGGAAACGCAGGATATAACTGAAAGTGCTCAGCAGGATAGTATAATCAAAGCAGACTCAAGTGTTAATTTGGAGCAACTAAATCCAGTAGATTCTTTAAAGCAAGAAGCAAACTAA
- a CDS encoding saccharopine dehydrogenase C-terminal domain-containing protein yields MVLLLGAGRQGYVALETLIELGIREILVVEKDRSNAERVRRLGVDVLEKGIDEIDLDDYINKSTLILNCLPAKYGFKVFERAVKKGVSIVDITYMEENPLVLNDIAKENRVSAFVDAGFAPGISNLLVGYGLTKLGPAVDKIVIKVGGIPLYPRPPFNYRITWSFEDLIEEYIRPARIKRDGKVVAVEALSGLEKDIYEGIGELEAFYTDGLRSLLETVDVENMEEKTLRYLGHAEIFRVLRDIGLFNKEESIYEPFKNWLYSKLTEGDEKDVAILRVEFYRKSDKKGFEIIHRYNEVRKRTAMSELTGIPPAIIAKMFLDKSLNSTGVLPLEMLGMVKDIAEMFLKMLSQFGIFVREF; encoded by the coding sequence ATGGTTCTCCTTCTCGGTGCAGGAAGACAGGGCTATGTAGCCCTTGAGACCCTCATAGAACTTGGTATTAGAGAAATTCTGGTTGTAGAGAAGGATAGATCTAATGCAGAAAGGGTCCGAAGGCTCGGTGTTGATGTTTTAGAAAAGGGTATTGACGAGATAGACTTAGATGATTACATTAATAAATCAACGCTCATACTTAACTGTCTGCCGGCGAAGTATGGCTTTAAGGTTTTCGAGCGTGCTGTAAAGAAGGGGGTGAGTATCGTCGATATTACTTATATGGAGGAAAATCCACTGGTATTAAATGACATTGCAAAGGAAAACCGAGTCTCTGCCTTTGTGGATGCTGGTTTCGCACCGGGTATTTCGAATCTTTTGGTTGGATATGGATTAACAAAATTGGGGCCAGCGGTGGACAAGATAGTAATTAAGGTTGGGGGAATTCCACTCTATCCAAGGCCACCTTTCAATTACAGAATTACCTGGTCTTTTGAAGATTTGATAGAAGAGTACATAAGGCCTGCAAGGATAAAAAGGGACGGAAAGGTTGTGGCTGTAGAGGCCCTAAGTGGTTTAGAAAAAGACATTTACGAGGGTATAGGTGAATTGGAGGCTTTTTACACCGACGGCCTTAGGTCCCTTTTGGAAACAGTGGATGTGGAAAATATGGAAGAAAAAACTCTAAGGTATCTTGGTCATGCAGAGATTTTTAGAGTTTTAAGGGATATTGGACTTTTTAATAAAGAAGAGTCTATTTATGAGCCTTTTAAAAACTGGCTTTATAGTAAACTGACTGAAGGGGATGAAAAGGATGTTGCTATCCTGAGGGTAGAATTTTACAGGAAAAGCGATAAAAAGGGCTTTGAGATAATCCATCGCTACAATGAAGTTAGAAAAAGAACAGCTATGAGCGAGCTTACAGGTATTCCCCCTGCCATCATTGCTAAGATGTTTCTTGATAAATCCTTAAACTCTACCGGCGTTTTGCCTCTGGAGATGCTTGGGATGGTTAAAGATATTGCAGAGATGTTTTTAAAGATGCTTTCTCAATTTGGGATCTTCGTAAGAGAGTTTTAA
- a CDS encoding MATE family efflux transporter: protein MTSRFEKIREDILTQDPLKLMIKLSLPLVVLNFVHLIYNLTDTFWLGRLGRTAVSSPTLSWPVFGTIMSLGMGFGVAGFAFISQYQGSGDFKKAQKAMGNLFTLFLIFSIIAGITGFILTPSILKAMRIPTDTFNNTVIYLRIMFASIPFSFLGFAFSFALRALGDTRTPTAINVFGMLLNVILDPLLIYGLWIFPKMGVMGAALATAFSNFLASILALRLFLTGKLGIKIHLSDLKPDLKLSMSIITKGLPASIGQSLNSLGFVFLVSIISKFGSVAVAAYSIGDRVIQLIFTISDAINQALGSILGQNLGMKNFSRVKESIKKAVLLNAAVISFFAIFIYLARTELISAFIKDPQVILEGKNYIEKFIVAMPFFGIFGVYSSLAMVSGRTAEGMILGLVRLWVLRIPMAYYFGKLFGTSGVWIGMNISNIVACLIAYLWYLRGTWKKTLI from the coding sequence ATGACATCGAGATTTGAAAAAATTAGAGAGGACATTCTGACACAGGACCCTCTGAAGCTGATGATAAAACTCTCCCTTCCCCTTGTCGTTCTGAATTTTGTACACCTAATTTACAACCTGACAGATACCTTTTGGCTTGGTAGACTTGGAAGGACAGCGGTTTCTTCTCCAACCCTTTCCTGGCCAGTATTTGGTACAATTATGAGCCTTGGAATGGGCTTTGGGGTCGCTGGTTTTGCCTTTATTTCTCAGTATCAAGGTAGTGGTGATTTTAAAAAGGCCCAGAAAGCAATGGGAAATCTCTTTACCCTCTTCCTCATCTTTTCGATAATAGCTGGCATAACGGGGTTTATATTAACTCCTTCCATACTCAAAGCAATGAGAATACCCACTGATACCTTCAATAACACCGTAATTTATCTTAGAATAATGTTTGCAAGCATTCCTTTCTCTTTTCTTGGTTTTGCCTTTTCCTTTGCCCTAAGGGCTCTCGGGGACACAAGAACACCAACAGCTATAAACGTTTTCGGAATGTTATTAAATGTGATTCTCGACCCTCTTTTAATTTACGGATTATGGATTTTCCCCAAAATGGGAGTTATGGGTGCTGCCCTCGCTACTGCTTTCTCGAACTTTTTAGCTTCTATACTTGCCCTCAGGCTATTCCTGACGGGAAAACTGGGAATAAAAATCCATTTGAGCGACCTAAAGCCAGACCTTAAACTGTCGATGTCCATCATTACAAAAGGTTTACCTGCAAGTATTGGACAATCTTTAAATTCCCTTGGTTTTGTATTTCTGGTAAGTATCATCTCAAAATTCGGATCCGTGGCCGTAGCAGCTTATAGTATTGGCGACAGGGTCATACAGCTCATCTTCACAATTTCTGATGCCATCAACCAGGCCCTCGGTTCCATTCTCGGTCAAAACCTGGGAATGAAAAATTTCAGCAGAGTAAAAGAATCTATCAAAAAGGCGGTTTTACTTAATGCTGCTGTAATAAGTTTCTTTGCAATTTTTATTTATTTAGCAAGGACGGAGTTGATCTCAGCCTTTATCAAAGATCCACAAGTTATTCTTGAAGGGAAAAACTACATCGAAAAATTTATTGTTGCAATGCCCTTTTTTGGCATTTTTGGCGTCTATTCAAGTCTTGCCATGGTATCAGGAAGAACAGCAGAGGGAATGATTCTTGGCCTTGTAAGGTTGTGGGTTTTGAGAATACCCATGGCATACTATTTCGGGAAACTCTTCGGCACCAGCGGTGTCTGGATTGGAATGAATATTAGCAATATAGTCGCATGTTTAATCGCTTACCTTTGGTACCTCAGGGGAACCTGGAAGAAAACCCTTATCTAA
- a CDS encoding transcriptional regulator encodes MNPVIHEPVRLRAMLALAKYKELSFKELLELVSTTEGNLSRHLSKLEEAGYVEIKKFFEGKKPKTLIKITEVGRRALEEYIEELESILKGYQEKSEE; translated from the coding sequence ATGAATCCAGTAATCCATGAACCGGTTCGGCTTCGGGCGATGTTAGCTCTTGCAAAGTATAAAGAGCTCTCTTTCAAGGAACTTCTGGAGCTGGTTTCCACAACAGAGGGGAACTTATCGAGACACCTCTCGAAGCTGGAAGAAGCAGGCTACGTTGAGATTAAGAAGTTCTTTGAGGGGAAAAAGCCCAAGACTCTCATAAAGATAACCGAAGTGGGGAGGAGAGCATTGGAAGAATACATTGAAGAGCTGGAAAGCATTTTGAAGGGCTATCAAGAGAAATCCGAAGAATAA